From a single Methylosinus sp. H3A genomic region:
- the rfbF gene encoding glucose-1-phosphate cytidylyltransferase: MKAVIFAGGLGTRLSEETDNRPKPMIEIGGKPILWHIMKIYSQHGVNEFIVCLGYRGYFIKDYFTNYFLHMSDVTFDLAENKTIVHNKMAEPWRITLVDTGIETMTGGRLKRIADYLPDNEPFCLTYGDGVADIDIAGEIDYHRAHGRLATMTVVRPPGRFGAVTMDGDDILSFDEKPRGDGGWINGGFFVMWKKALDYIDGDLTALEQQPLTRIAADGQLRAFRHDGFWQCMDTLRDKRFLEQLWNGGEAPWKVWA; the protein is encoded by the coding sequence GTGAAGGCCGTAATATTCGCAGGCGGTCTCGGCACGCGCCTCAGCGAGGAGACCGACAATCGCCCCAAGCCCATGATCGAGATCGGCGGCAAGCCGATCCTGTGGCACATAATGAAAATATACTCGCAGCACGGGGTCAATGAGTTCATCGTCTGCCTCGGCTATAGAGGCTATTTCATCAAGGACTATTTCACCAACTACTTCCTGCATATGAGCGACGTCACCTTCGATCTCGCCGAGAACAAGACGATCGTCCATAATAAAATGGCCGAGCCTTGGCGGATCACGCTGGTCGACACCGGCATAGAGACGATGACCGGCGGGCGCCTCAAGCGCATCGCGGATTATCTCCCCGATAACGAGCCCTTCTGCCTGACCTATGGCGATGGCGTCGCCGATATCGATATCGCTGGCGAGATCGATTATCACCGCGCCCATGGCCGGCTCGCGACCATGACCGTGGTGCGTCCGCCCGGCCGCTTCGGCGCCGTCACAATGGATGGCGACGACATTCTCTCTTTCGATGAAAAGCCGCGCGGCGATGGCGGCTGGATCAATGGCGGCTTCTTCGTGATGTGGAAGAAGGCGCTCGATTATATCGACGGCGATTTGACCGCGCTCGAGCAGCAGCCGCTGACCCGCATCGCCGCCGATGGGCAGCTGCGCGCCTTTCGCCATGACGGTTTCTGGCAATGCATGGATACGCTGCGCGACAAGCGTTTCCTCGAGCAATTGTGGAACGGCGGCGAGGCGCCCTGGAAGGTCTGGGCGTGA
- a CDS encoding peptidoglycan-binding domain-containing protein, translated as MRWCICKSHGIIDYRSADAPPARKPDEVRISESVGLGGVNSYSDVLKIQQLLDKIPKINGGPASLLATDGICGPLTRGAILDFQKKQFPANPQFHDGWRPDGRVDPGKWTIDKRNVIANWGSRTDLLEIARKQAPVARARVMNALHRLSVVRSSYALPSSLFSNAQLKREADWHFKFHKSAYPLENIDAVSTVYQRMNAALSRFIAGSFPLFQLSDHYREDALAYAHVGGYSFSIAEIESGEQGAYVYVANERFGSLPVIIHELGHYCGGRFRSGSVIDHVSTPHPKPNGAAREAGKHDYRRMTPEEALNNVYSYQVYALPEMGYGPPESGPI; from the coding sequence ATGCGTTGGTGTATCTGCAAGTCGCACGGAATCATCGACTATCGTTCCGCGGATGCGCCGCCGGCGCGCAAGCCGGACGAGGTTCGAATTTCCGAATCGGTCGGCCTCGGCGGCGTCAATTCCTATTCGGACGTGCTGAAAATTCAGCAGCTTCTCGATAAGATTCCGAAGATCAACGGCGGTCCCGCGTCACTGCTGGCGACAGACGGCATATGCGGGCCGCTGACGAGAGGCGCCATTCTCGACTTCCAAAAGAAGCAGTTTCCGGCAAATCCGCAATTCCATGACGGCTGGCGCCCGGATGGACGCGTCGATCCAGGAAAATGGACGATCGACAAGAGGAATGTCATCGCCAATTGGGGGAGCCGAACCGATTTGCTGGAGATCGCGCGGAAACAGGCTCCGGTCGCGCGAGCGCGGGTGATGAACGCCCTCCACCGCCTTTCGGTCGTGCGGTCCTCCTACGCATTGCCGAGCTCGCTATTCTCCAACGCGCAGCTGAAACGCGAGGCGGATTGGCATTTCAAATTCCACAAGTCGGCCTATCCGTTAGAGAATATCGACGCGGTGTCGACGGTCTACCAGAGGATGAACGCCGCCCTGAGCAGATTCATCGCCGGCAGCTTCCCGCTTTTCCAACTATCGGATCACTATCGCGAGGACGCTCTCGCCTACGCGCATGTGGGCGGGTATTCTTTCAGCATCGCAGAAATCGAATCCGGCGAGCAGGGCGCATATGTCTATGTCGCCAACGAGCGGTTCGGCAGCCTCCCGGTGATCATCCACGAGCTGGGTCACTATTGTGGCGGCCGTTTCCGATCCGGGAGCGTGATCGATCACGTCAGCACGCCGCATCCCAAGCCGAATGGGGCGGCGCGCGAAGCGGGAAAACACGACTACCGGCGCATGACGCCGGAGGAAGCACTGAACAACGTCTATAGCTATCAGGTCTACGCCTTGCCGGAGATGGGCTATGGCCCGCCCGAGTCGGGCCCGATCTGA